TGGGCAAGAGACCCTCATATAGCTGCCTGGTCAGTATTAGAAGGACATCTTCAGGATGAAAAGCTCTGGGGGATGCTTGACAGCAGGGAAGCTGAAGAGGCGGAGAAAAGCCTGTGGAGAGGATTCTTCGGGGAAAACCAGGAGGAGTCGGGAAATACAGGAGACATTCGTAGGAAAATAGTCGGACAGATTTTGGATATGAAAGATAATCCGGCAGAAAACAAACAGGAGTAATTATAGAAGAAATACTGTCTGAAAGTATGTTTTCCTGCTAATGGATGCGAAAACAGCGGTGGCGCAAATTCATAACAAGGGGTATATGGAGGAACTTCGTACGGAGGAATACCACAGAATTGATTGCTGCGGAATCGCATTTTACAGGAAAGACTGTGAAGTATACTTTGGGGGAGGCATTTGTTAATCAGATACACCCATCTATGAAAAAAATAACGAGGAGTAAACCATATCAGGTTTATTCCCCGTTATTTTTGTCCTGATAATCTAATATTTAACAAAATGACTTGACTATTAGAATAGTAAAATGATAAAATATAGTTAACCAAATAAAAAAATCAGAATAAAACATATACAAATTATACAAAAACGATTTTAGCCATTACAACGCGGATTATCTCGCCCCTGCCCGGTCACATCGTTGATTTTTTTAACTGCTGTTTCGGACAGGAATACAATCCGGCTGGGAGCTCCGGCAGCATTCTCACCGTCAAGCGTCAGGCCGTTGCTGTTCTCCGTATAGCTAAGGGGAAGAAGACGGGTAAAGATGCGCCCGGTGGACGCATCCGCAACCTGCAGGACTGCCTGATGAGCTGTGATACAGTCAAAGGACTGGTCAGGATAAAGAGGTTCCATAAACTTATTGACTGCATTTAAGATACTTTGATGCAGCTGCCCGACATCAGGAACAGAATCAGCATCCAGAGAAGCAGAGAGGTAATCGATCAGTCGTGAAACCTGTAAATCAATTTCAACATTGGGGTTTTTCATTAAGATACGCTCCTTTCAACATTTTATATATCAGATATAGTAACATTGTATAGGAATTGGAGAAAAAAATAAAGAACTGTATTTATATTCAGCGGATGAAACTCATACGTTTGAATATATACATAGATGCTACTTACGCGGCACGGGGTTTGCTACTTATGTGACATAAATCTGCTACTTATCAGGCTGAAGACTAAAAACAAAAAAAGTAGGAGGATGGTTATGATTAAAAAAAGCTTGATTATCAACGGTCTGCCACGCACGCTGTTGGTAAATCCGGAGGAAAATCTGGCAAAGGTGCTGCGGGAGCAATTGCTCTTAACAGGATGTAAGGTGGGATGTCAAATCGGACAATGTGGTACCTGTACGGTCATTGTGGATGGAAAGGCTGTACGTTCCTGTCTGGTGAAGATGAAAAAACTGGAGGATGGGACGAAAATAGAGACGATTGAAGGTGTGGGAACTCCCGAAAATCTTCATCCGCTGCAGCTGGCCTGGATGGGACATGGATGTGCGCAGTGCGGATACTGTTCGCCCGGATTTATCATGTCGGCGAAAGTTCTTTTGGAAGAGAATCCGGATCCCACCAGAGAAGAGGTGCGCGCATGGTTCCAGAAACACCGTAATCTCTGCAGATGTACGGGATATAAGCCTTTGGTAGACGCAGTTATGGATGCGGCAAAGGTGCTGCGTGGGGAGATGAAGAAAGAGGACCTGATCTTTACACCGGTGGGAAATAAGATATTGGGAACCAGCTATGTACGTCCCTCAGCGCTTCAGAAAGTTACCGGAACATGGGGGTATGGTGCAGATATGGCATTGGAGATGCCGGCTGATACTGCAAGGCTGGCACTGGTACAGGCAGATATTCCCCACGCCGTTATAAAAGGAGTGGATTTTGAAGAGGCCGGGAAAATGCCCGGAGTCATTAAGGTCATTACTGCGAAGGATGTAAAGGGAAAGAACCGCATCAGCGGGCTGATTACATTTGCTACGAATAAGGGAGATGGATGGGACCGTCCGATTCTCTGCGATGAGAAGATATTTCAGATTGGTGATGCTGTGGCAATTGTGGCGGCAGACACCGAAGAGCATGCAAAAGAGGCAGCCAAAGCCGTAAAGCTGGATTTGGAGCCGCTGCCTGCTTATATGAGTGCAATGGAGGCCATGGAGGAGGATGCAATTGAGATTCATCCAGGAACTCCCAATGTCTATTTTGAAACGAACTGTATCAAAGGGGAAGATACAAAACCGATTATGGAATCTGCACCTTACGTTGCAGAAGTTCATGCGTATACGAGCCGTCAGCCTCATCTGCATCTGGAGCCGGACTGCGGCTGTGCATACATAGATGAAGAGGGAAGACTGACCGTGCATTCCAAAAGTATTGGTATCCACCTGCATTCTGCCATGATTGTTGCGGGAATCGGTGTGGAACCGGATAAATTCCGCCTGATTCAAAATCCATCCGGCGGAACATTCGGATACAAATTTTCTCCTACGATGGAGGCATTGCTGGGCGTGGCCTGTCTGGCCCTGGATGGAAGAGCATGCACACTGGTTTACGACCAGTATCAGAATATCACCTATACCGGAAAACGTTCCCCTGCCTTTATGAACATTAAGCTTGCGGCAGATGCAGAGGGAAGACTGCTGGGCATGGAAGGGGACAACTACGTGGATCATGGTCCGTATTCTGAATTTGGAGATCTGCTGACTATGAGACTGTCCCAGTTTACCGGAGCAGGCTATGATATCCGCAATATCCGCAACAAGAGCCAGACCGTATGCACGAATCATGCATGGGGATCGGCATTTCGGGGGTATGGTTCACCCCAGTCCCTCATGGGCTCTGAACTTTGTATGGATATTCTGGCAGAAAAGATGGGTATGGATCCATTCGAACTGAGGTATAAGAATATCTACAGAAAGGAGTGGGGCTCCACGACACCTACAGGTCAGACGCCGGAGGTTTATAATCTGGAAGAGATGTATGAGAAAGCGCGTCCGATCTACTATGAGGCAAAAGAACGCCTGGCAAAGATGAATACAGAGAAACTAAAATACGGGGTTGGATTTGCAGCAGGCATCTATGGCTGCGGACTGGATGGAAAGGACAGCTCGATTGCGAACGTTCAACTAAATCCCGATGGCACAGTCACCGTATTTAATTCTTGGGAAGATCATGGACAGGGTGCTGATATCGGTACACTGACGATGGCTCATGAAACCCTGCGTCAGGCAGGAATCACACCGGATAAGATTCAGCTTGTGATGAATGACACCGGACGCACACCGGCTTCCGGTCCTGCAGGCGGCAGCCGTTCCAATGTGGTTACCGGAAATGCTACGCGCGTGGCTGCGGAGATGCTTGTCAATGCAATGCGTAAAACCGATGGTACTTACCGTACTTACGAAGAGATGGTGGCTGAAAACATTCCTGTATTTTATGAAGGAACCTGGGTGGCCAGTGCCTGCACAGACTGTGATCTGGAAACTGCACAGGGAGCGCCTTTCAGTAATTATATGTATCAGCTGTTCATTCCGGAAGTAGAGGTCAATGTTGAAACAGGGCAGGTGAGAGTGATTCGGTATAGTACCATCTGTGATTTTGGAACAATCATCAATAAAACCGTTGTGGACGGTCAGGTATATGGCGGACTGACACAGGGAATCGGACTGGCGCTGAGTGAGGATTTTGAGGATTACAGTAAACACACCACATTGGCCGGCTGCGGAATTCCTTATCCCAAGGATGTCCCGGATGATATCAACATTGTCTATGTAGAGACAAAACGGCCGGAAGGACCTTATGGAGCATCGGGCTGCGGGGAAGGTCCGCTGACCGCAGGACATCCGGCAATCTTAAGTGCCATCTATAACGCGACCGGTGCCAGAATCACGGAGTTACCGGCAAAACCTGAAAAGGTAAAGGAAGCACTTTTAAGACGTTAAATTTTGGAGGAATTCTATGCATGAGGTAGATCAGAACGAACTTCGTGAACTGGAAAAACTCTGCACACAGGAGCAGCCGCCGTCAAGTACGGCGGCCTGTCCGCTCCATGTGGACTGCAGAGGGATTTGTAATGCACTTGCGGAAGGGAGTTTTGACAAGGCAAGAGCCGTCTATGAGAAAGCCGTTCCTTTCCCTGAACTGCTTCCAAAAATCTGTGAAGCTCCCTGCCAGGAGGTATGCGTCTGTGCGCGTGAAGGAAACGGTGTTTTTCTGCGCAAGCTGGAAGAGGCGGCATCCGTCTATGGAAAGCCGAAGAAAACCGGGAACTTTATAAGGAAGAAGTCAAAGACGGCAGCGATTATCGGAGGCGGTATCTGCGGTATGACAGCAGCTCTGGAGCTGGGAAAGAAAGGCTATCCTGTCACTCTGTATGAAAAAGCGGAAAGACTTGGGGGACACTTAAAAGCACATCCTGAAGTGACTGGAGAACTTTTAAATCAGATGGCAGCAAGGCTGTCGGAATATCATGTCAGGCTTGTCATGAATCATGAACAGACAAGCCCCCGGGAATTGCAGCAAGCATATGATGCGGTGATGATTGCCTGGGGGAAAGGGCAGGCCGGAGGAGCAGATGTCTATTATCGCTGTGAAACGCCCGGTATTTTCCGGGCGGGGGATGTGTTGGATGGAGAAGCGTACTTCTGGGTGCAGGCTATGGCAGACGGAAAGCATTGTGCACTTTCCATGGATCGCTACATGCAGGGAGTTTCCGTGGAGGCAGGACGGGAAAAGGAAGGCGTATTTGAAACCACCTTATGTGTGGATCGCCCTGCAGGTGCATGGCAGGCAAATTCAAAACCACCGGAGGAAGAAAAACTTGTAAAAATGCATGGAGACGAGCTGCTGTCAAAAGAAGAAGCCCGGGAAGAAGCGGAAAGATGCTGGAACTGCCAATGCACCAGGTGTACGGATGCCTGTGCATTCATGCGACATTACAAATCGTATCCTAAGAAGTACTTAAGGACTGTGTATAACAATCTTTCGATTGCCATGGGGACGCACCATGCAAACGGTATGATTAATACCTGTAATCTGTGCGGCCAATGTTCCGAGGTCTGCCCTTATGGACTGGATTTGGGGCAGGTCATGCAAAAAGCCAGAGAAGTTATGGTTTCCAAAGAAAAGATGCCCCGGTCGGCATTTGACTTTGCGCTGGAGGATATGAAATTTTCCAATGGGGACTGTTATTTTGCCAGCAGGGAGAAATGCCGGTATGTCTATTTCCCCGGCTGTCAGCTCAGCGCTTCAGCGCCTGACATTGTAAGGTCATCGTATCTGGATCTGAAGAAACGGATGGATGGGGAGGTCGGCCTGATTTTGGGGTGTTGTGGGATTATGGCAAAGTGGGCCGGAGAATCCGGGCTATATGAAGAAACCTTGAGCAAACTGAGAGATTCATTGGCACAGATGGGGAATCCGGTAATCATCACAGCCTGTCCAACCTGCTATGATACATTTATCAGGGAATTTACGGAGCAGCAGGTACAGGGAATCTGGCAAGTGCTGGAGTGTATCGGCCTTCCCCGGACAACAGCACTGTCAGAAAAAAGATTCTTGCACGATGCCTGCGGAGCCAGAGCGCATCCGGAGGTGCGTGCATCGATGCGGCGGCTGGCCGGGGCCATGGGTATTCGGGTAGAGGAACAGGTCTACAAAGAAGAAAAGGCAGGATGCTGTGGTTATGGCGGTCTGGCCCAGTTTTCAAATCCCGGGGTAGCGGCCGGGGTGACCGCCCAGGCGTTGGAAGGAAAGGACTGCTACCTGACCTACTGCATCAATTGCAGGGACCGTTTTGCAAAGGCCGGCGCAGATTCCGTACACATACTGGAAGTGATATATGGGTCAGACCCGGATGGTAAAAGACCCTGGCCACGCTATTCTCTGCGGCGAAAGAACAGATTTCGTCTGCAGCAGGAGTTGCGTAAAGAAATCTGGAAAGAAGAGGTGACGGCGATGGAGGAAAGCAGGCTTTATTATTCATCGGAACTGGAAGATGAGCTGGAAAAGCGCCTGATTCTGGAAAGCGATATTTGCCAGGTCATTGCGCAGGCGGAAAAGGAACACCACCGCATCTGGGACAGGGAAAGTGAAACCTTTATTGCCCATCATAGGGTAGGACACGTGACTTACTGGGTGTATTACAGAGAACGGGAGGATGGTTACGAGATATTAAGAACCTATTCCCACAGAATGCAGATAAAGGGGGAGGCATAATGTCACAGAAATATCATGAGTCCTATGAATTTGAACCGGGAAGTCTTGTCTGTGACAAGTGTCAGGCGGCTATGGAACCCGGGGAAGTGATACTTCAATATATGGGGAATGATTTTCCAATCCAAATGCCAAAATGTCCTTTATGCGGACAGGTATTCATACCTGAAGAACTGGCAAGTGGTAAGATCCTCCAGGTGGAACGGGCTCTGGAAGACAAGTAAGTGGAATGGGTTTTGAAAGAAGGGTAGAGGATGGAACATTGTGACTTTTGGGGAGACAAAGAACAGAGTCATCCGGGTGGCACAGCACTTACTCTGTGGCTGCTGGAACAGGCGGAAAAGGCGAAAGGCCCCATTTGGAAAGGGAAATTCCTGGATGTGGGCTGCGGCACGGGGGATACCGTAAAGCTTTTGAAAAACCTGGGATTTCAGGCAAATGGAATCGATCGGATACTGCCCTTGGAGTTGAAAGAAAAAGGCTTGATAGAAGGGGATTTCCTGAAATGGTTTTTCCCTGAAGACAGCTATGATGGGCTGTTTCTGGAATGCACGCTCTGCCTTTTGAACGAGGAGGAGACATTTCATAATATAACAAAGTGTTTAAAGCATGACGGCCTTTTACTATTGTCGGATATCTACCGGAAGGATACAGGCATACCTGACTATAGAAAATTTGGGTTTCAGCTAATAGCAGCCAGAACCTGTGAGGAGGAGTGGAAAGCCTACCGGTCATACTGGCTCTGGAATTATGGAAAGGACAACGGCTTTGCCTGCCTGCCGGGAGGAAAGACGGATTTGAGTAATATGAGCTATTATGCGGGGGTTTATCGGGCGGATGGCTGAACTGAGGAGTCAAAAGGTATTTTGACCCCTGATACCCGGAAAGGAGATTTATGGATATAGAAACTCGTTTGCTAGAACTGGCCGGACAGGGGATGGCCTGCAGCCAGATGCTGATGATTATGGCCTTGGAAGAGGCCCAGGTAGAATGCCCCCAGGCAGTCAGAACCGTGAGCGGATTATGCGGCGGACTGGGGTATTGCGGGCGGGAATGCGGTGCATTGACCGGAGGATGTGCAGTTCTGGGATTTTTTGCGGGAAAGGGAATACCTGAGGAAGAACCGGAGCTGGATTTTCTGACGATCCTCCGCGAATATGTGGACTGGTTTATAAGTAATTATGGAAAAGAGGACAAAACCTGCAGTTGCCAGACTATCCTGGGTGGTGATTTTGACAGGGCAGGAACTGTATGCATGCCTTTAGTCGCCGCCTGCTATGAGAAACTGATGGAGCTGCTAAGTGACTATGAAATCCCATTATCAGATCCCTATTGCTAAGAAATGAATGAAAAGGAAAGGTAGATTATGAAATATCAGGTATTGATTCTGGCTGCCGGATGCTCCAGAAGGATGAAAAAATTCAAACCCCTGCTGCCACTGGGAAAAGGATGTATCTTACAGTCTGTAATAGACAATTTTAAAAAGTCAGGCTTAGAAGATATCCTTGTGGTCGTGGGATGTCAGAGACAGCGGGTGATATCTCTGCTGAAACAGGAACATGTGTCCTGGGTGGTGAATGAAGCCTATGAAGATACGGATATGCTGGAATCTGTGAAAGTCGGACTGTCGGCAATCAAGGCAGATACAGATGCCGTCTTTATCTGCCCGGGGGACGTCCCCCTGATAGCCCCTGCAACGATACAGGAGATTATCCGAACTTATGAACAGGGAGACAGCCCGATCTTAATACCTACATATAAGGGGGAGATGGGACACCCGCCCGTCTACAGTGCTGCGGTTATACAGGAAATACAAAACCATCGTGAAGACGGCGGTCTGCGCAGCTTCCTGCAGAGATATCCCTTTTGGATCCGGTATCTGCCGGTGGAAGATGAGGAAGTTGTCAAAGATGCCAATCTGCCTGAAGACTATAAACGTATTTTAAACGTTTATGCTTTGAAAAAACAGGAGGTGATTCAATGAATTGTCAAAAGACGGAGAGCGTCTGTCCGGTCTGCCTGAAGAAAGTCGACGCGTTTAGAGTCCCGGAAGGACAGAAGGTATATCTGGAAAAAGAATGCTGCGAGCATGGAAAGTTTCGTACGTTGATCTGGAATGGGCCTCCGGCGTATGAATTCTGGGGAAAAAAGAAAGAGCCCGTCCCATTGATTTCACCGGCGATGGAGATGAAACAGGGATGTCCCTATGACTGCGGTCTGTGCACAGATCATCGACAGAAAACCTGTTGTGTTTTACTGGAAGTGACAAAGCGGTGTGATTTGAACTGTCCACTTTGTTTTGCCTCGGCAGGAGGAGATGCCAGGGATGATCTTACACTTGAGGAAATTGAATTACAGTTCAAAGATATGATGCAGCGGGGAGGTCCGTTTAATATCCAGTTATCCGGCGGCGAACCGGGCATGAGGGAGGACCTTCCTGAGATTATAAAGTTGGGGCGACACGTAGGATTCGAGTACTTTCAGATGAACACCAATGGAATTCGAATCGGATACGACAGGCAATACATGCACCGGTTGGCCGAGGCAGGACTTAACTGTGTATTCCTGCAATTTGACGGTCTGGATGAAAGTGTTTACAAAAAATTGCGGGGAAGAGAACTACTGGCAGAGAAAATGGCGGCAATAGAAGCGTGCAGGCGGGAAGGCATCGGCGTGGTACTGGTACCGGTTATTGCACCTGATATCAATGTAGACCAGGTTGGAAAGATATTGGATTTTGCTTTAGAGCAGATGCCGGTGGTAAGAGGTGTACATTTTCAGCCTGTGAGTTATTTTGGAAGATATATGGGCAACGCTCCCGAAGAACGGTTCACAATGCCCGACCTTTTAAGAGAAATTGAAAAACAGACCCGGGGACAGATGAAGGCCAGTGATTTTACAGCTGGAAATGCAGAAAATGCCTATTGTTCCTTCTCGGGTAACTTTATAAAAGAAGCGGATGGCGGCATCACTCCATGGGATCATTCGAATTCCTGTGGATGCGGAAGCTCGGATAAATCCAAAGAATTTGTAGCCCGTCAGTGGTCGGCGCCACCCAAAGCCTGTACTTGCTGCTGTGAAGAAGACAACCTTGATTCCTCCTCCCTGGATGAATTCTTAAATCGTCTGAACCGCCAGACGCTGGCGGTATCCTGCATGACCTTTATGGATGCCTGGAACCTGGATCTGGAGCGTTTGAAAGAATGTTATATCCACATTTCGGAATATAAAGACAACCCCAGACTGATTCCATTCTGCGCATACAACCTTACAGCGGCAGATGGAAGGACGTTATATAGAGGGTTCCGCCATGAACAAGAAGAGTAGGACCTGTAGATGGGAAAGCTGGGCCCGGCAGCATATCAGCGACGGTGCCCTTATGCAGCGGGAGAGCATCCGGTCTTATCAGTTTCAGAAAATACAGGAAACCTATTTCCGGGTTCTTCGAAATAGTTCTTTTTATAAGAAAATGTATAAAGATTCAGGATGTCCCTCTGCGCTGAATAACTGGCAGAATTTTGGGGAGCTGCCTCTGATCACGGAGGAGGATATCCGGAAACGTGGTATGGAGATGGTTTGCGTTTCCCAAAGTCAGATCAGCCGTGTGGTGTCTTTAGATACCTCCGGTACCACAGGGCTCCCGAAAAGGTTGTTTTTTACAGAAGAAGATCAGGAATTAACGCTGGATTTCTTTCATTATGGAATGAAAGAACTGGCAGATCCCAAAGACCGGGTCATGATTTTACTGCCGGGCGGCCAAAGGGGAGGGCTGGCAAATCTTTTAGAAAGGGGCGTGGCGCGGATACCTGCTAAGAGCCTCGTCTATGGATTGGTGGAAGAGACCGAAGACTGTGTGAATGAAATCTGCCGGAATCAGATTACCGTAGTGGTGGGCATTCCTGTCCAGGTGCAGGCACTGGCTGCCTGCTGCAGGGATAGGAAGATAAAGGTTCCGGTAAAACGGGTCCTTTTAAGTACAGACGTCTTGTCTGATTCAGTTCGCCATCAAATAGAGGAAGGACTTTCCTGTGAGGTCTTTAACCACTATGGAATGACGGAACTGGGATATGGGGGAGCATTGGAGTGCAGAGAACATCAGGGAATGCATATCCGGGAGAATGATCTGTACGTGGAGATTGTAGAGCCGATATCAGGAAAGAGTCTGCCGGAAGGCAGCCTTGGTGAGATTGCAGTTACCACGTTGACCAGAAAAGGCATGCCTCTGATTCGCTATCGGACAGGAGATATGGGCAGGATGTTGCCCGGACGCTGCCCCTGCGGCAGTATACTGAAACGACTGGATGGAATCAGAAGAATCAGTGACAGCCTTGACTGGAACAAGTAGAAAAAAATGATTGACACCCACCCTCTACATATGCTATTCTTTTAGCCAGTATGAAGAGACATTATCGTTTTCATGCAAATATTGACCACTTCCATTGTGCAGCACGAAGGAAGTTAAGCCCAGACGGACAGGCGGGTCAGCTGCCGAGCGTGGGAAACCACATTATTGATTGAGTTAAAAGCTCAAATTTTATAAGTTGATTACTTAATAATCCGTGCGGATGCACATCACTTGTGAAACGATCAATAATAGCAGGGAAACATATTTGCTATGTAGACGCGAAGACGATGAATGTCATGAATATAAAGGCAGGAGGATCACTTTCAGGCCGGATATATATTCTGTGAGATTTTGGCAGGTGATGCACATCACCTGCCTTTTTTGGCGGCTTTTTATCTAAGAAAGGGGACAAAATACGATATGAACGATAGGAACATAGAAGAACAAAGAAGGGCCCCTATTTATGAAGCGCTTGAGTCCTTTCAAAAAAAGAGGGTGGTTCCCTTTGACGTTCCGGGTCACAAAAGAGGGAGAGGAAATCCGGAGCTGGCGAAGCTTCTGGGAGAGAAGTGCGTGGGTCTCGATGTCAATTCCATGAAGCCTCTGGATAATTTATGTCACCCCGTATCCGTAATCCGGGATGCGGAAGAGCTTGCAGCCAGGGCCTTTGGTGCAGCAGATGCATTCTTGATGGTAGGTGGGACGACCTCAGCGGTACAGAGCATGATTCTGTCCGTCTGTAAGGCAGGTGAGAAGATGATTCTTCCCAGAAATGTACATAAGAGTGTCATTAATGCACTGGTTCTGTGCGGTGCAGTTCCGGTTTATGTAAATCCGGATGTGAACAGTATGCTGGGCATTTCTCTTGGTATGGAAATGAACCAGGTGGAGAAGGCAATCCGGGAAAACCCGGATGCAGTGGCAGTCTTTATCAATAACCCTACCTATTATGGAATTTGTTCCGACATCCGTTCCATTGTGAAGCTGGCCCACACACATGGGATGAAGGTCCTTGCAGATGAAGCTCATGGAACCCATCTCTATTTTGGAAAGGGGCTTCCTGTATCGGCGATGGAAGCAGGAGCGGATATGGCGGCAGTCTCCATGCATAAGTCGGGAGGCAGTCTGACCCAGAGCTCCCTGCTCCTTTTGAACAAGGGTGTCAATGGGGACTATGTGCGGCAGATCATAAATCTGACGCAGACCACCAGTGCTTCCTACCTGCTGCTGTCAAGCCTGGATATTTCGAGAAGAAATCTGGCTTTGAGAGGAGAGGAGTCATTTGCCCGTGTGGTGGAGATGGCGGAATATGCCAGAGATGAAATTAATTCCATCGGCGGATATTACGCCTACGGGCGGGATTTAATTAACGGAACCAGTATCTTCGAATATGATGTGACAAAGCTTTCTGTCTATACCCTGGGTAATGGACTGGCGGGGATTGAGGTCTATGACCTTCTCCGGGATGAATATGACATCCAGATCGAGTTCGGAGATATCTGCAATATTCTGGCCTATATTTCCATCGGAGACAGAATTCAGGATATCGAACGTCTGGTTGGCGCTCTGGCGGATATTGAGCGCCTCTATAAAAAAGACCGGACAGGGATGCTCTCCGGAGAATATATAGCGCCTGAGGTTGTGATTTCCCCGCAAAGTGCATTTTATTCCCGGAAGATATCGGTCCCTGTGGAAGAATCAGCAGGAAAAATCAGCGGTGAGTTTGTGATGTGCTACCCGCCCGGAATTCCAATACTGGCCCCGGGAGAGATGATTACGAAGGACATCGTGGAGTATATCCTCTACGCCAGAGAAAAGGGCTGTTCTATGCAGGGAACCGAAGACCCTGCGATAGAGCATCTGATGGTGCTGGAAAACTGACCTAAGGAGAAAATAAGATGGAGATATGGTTTTCAGAAATGCACACGCCTAACGTGAAGCTTTCGGTGCGGATCGATAAGCAGCTATTTTCAGGTGAGAGTGCATATCAAAGAATTGATGTGTTCGAATCCCAGGAGTTCGGAAAATTTGTGG
The window above is part of the Novisyntrophococcus fermenticellae genome. Proteins encoded here:
- a CDS encoding molybdopterin-dependent aldehyde oxidoreductase, with translation MIKKSLIINGLPRTLLVNPEENLAKVLREQLLLTGCKVGCQIGQCGTCTVIVDGKAVRSCLVKMKKLEDGTKIETIEGVGTPENLHPLQLAWMGHGCAQCGYCSPGFIMSAKVLLEENPDPTREEVRAWFQKHRNLCRCTGYKPLVDAVMDAAKVLRGEMKKEDLIFTPVGNKILGTSYVRPSALQKVTGTWGYGADMALEMPADTARLALVQADIPHAVIKGVDFEEAGKMPGVIKVITAKDVKGKNRISGLITFATNKGDGWDRPILCDEKIFQIGDAVAIVAADTEEHAKEAAKAVKLDLEPLPAYMSAMEAMEEDAIEIHPGTPNVYFETNCIKGEDTKPIMESAPYVAEVHAYTSRQPHLHLEPDCGCAYIDEEGRLTVHSKSIGIHLHSAMIVAGIGVEPDKFRLIQNPSGGTFGYKFSPTMEALLGVACLALDGRACTLVYDQYQNITYTGKRSPAFMNIKLAADAEGRLLGMEGDNYVDHGPYSEFGDLLTMRLSQFTGAGYDIRNIRNKSQTVCTNHAWGSAFRGYGSPQSLMGSELCMDILAEKMGMDPFELRYKNIYRKEWGSTTPTGQTPEVYNLEEMYEKARPIYYEAKERLAKMNTEKLKYGVGFAAGIYGCGLDGKDSSIANVQLNPDGTVTVFNSWEDHGQGADIGTLTMAHETLRQAGITPDKIQLVMNDTGRTPASGPAGGSRSNVVTGNATRVAAEMLVNAMRKTDGTYRTYEEMVAENIPVFYEGTWVASACTDCDLETAQGAPFSNYMYQLFIPEVEVNVETGQVRVIRYSTICDFGTIINKTVVDGQVYGGLTQGIGLALSEDFEDYSKHTTLAGCGIPYPKDVPDDINIVYVETKRPEGPYGASGCGEGPLTAGHPAILSAIYNATGARITELPAKPEKVKEALLRR
- a CDS encoding pyridine nucleotide-disulfide oxidoreductase/dicluster-binding protein is translated as MHEVDQNELRELEKLCTQEQPPSSTAACPLHVDCRGICNALAEGSFDKARAVYEKAVPFPELLPKICEAPCQEVCVCAREGNGVFLRKLEEAASVYGKPKKTGNFIRKKSKTAAIIGGGICGMTAALELGKKGYPVTLYEKAERLGGHLKAHPEVTGELLNQMAARLSEYHVRLVMNHEQTSPRELQQAYDAVMIAWGKGQAGGADVYYRCETPGIFRAGDVLDGEAYFWVQAMADGKHCALSMDRYMQGVSVEAGREKEGVFETTLCVDRPAGAWQANSKPPEEEKLVKMHGDELLSKEEAREEAERCWNCQCTRCTDACAFMRHYKSYPKKYLRTVYNNLSIAMGTHHANGMINTCNLCGQCSEVCPYGLDLGQVMQKAREVMVSKEKMPRSAFDFALEDMKFSNGDCYFASREKCRYVYFPGCQLSASAPDIVRSSYLDLKKRMDGEVGLILGCCGIMAKWAGESGLYEETLSKLRDSLAQMGNPVIITACPTCYDTFIREFTEQQVQGIWQVLECIGLPRTTALSEKRFLHDACGARAHPEVRASMRRLAGAMGIRVEEQVYKEEKAGCCGYGGLAQFSNPGVAAGVTAQALEGKDCYLTYCINCRDRFAKAGADSVHILEVIYGSDPDGKRPWPRYSLRRKNRFRLQQELRKEIWKEEVTAMEESRLYYSSELEDELEKRLILESDICQVIAQAEKEHHRIWDRESETFIAHHRVGHVTYWVYYREREDGYEILRTYSHRMQIKGEA
- a CDS encoding DVU_1557 family redox protein, producing the protein MSQKYHESYEFEPGSLVCDKCQAAMEPGEVILQYMGNDFPIQMPKCPLCGQVFIPEELASGKILQVERALEDK
- a CDS encoding class I SAM-dependent methyltransferase, which codes for MEHCDFWGDKEQSHPGGTALTLWLLEQAEKAKGPIWKGKFLDVGCGTGDTVKLLKNLGFQANGIDRILPLELKEKGLIEGDFLKWFFPEDSYDGLFLECTLCLLNEEETFHNITKCLKHDGLLLLSDIYRKDTGIPDYRKFGFQLIAARTCEEEWKAYRSYWLWNYGKDNGFACLPGGKTDLSNMSYYAGVYRADG
- a CDS encoding DVU_1555 family C-GCAxxG-C-C protein; amino-acid sequence: MDIETRLLELAGQGMACSQMLMIMALEEAQVECPQAVRTVSGLCGGLGYCGRECGALTGGCAVLGFFAGKGIPEEEPELDFLTILREYVDWFISNYGKEDKTCSCQTILGGDFDRAGTVCMPLVAACYEKLMELLSDYEIPLSDPYC
- a CDS encoding nucleotidyltransferase family protein, translated to MKYQVLILAAGCSRRMKKFKPLLPLGKGCILQSVIDNFKKSGLEDILVVVGCQRQRVISLLKQEHVSWVVNEAYEDTDMLESVKVGLSAIKADTDAVFICPGDVPLIAPATIQEIIRTYEQGDSPILIPTYKGEMGHPPVYSAAVIQEIQNHREDGGLRSFLQRYPFWIRYLPVEDEEVVKDANLPEDYKRILNVYALKKQEVIQ
- the trsS gene encoding radical SAM (seleno)protein TrsS; translated protein: MNCQKTESVCPVCLKKVDAFRVPEGQKVYLEKECCEHGKFRTLIWNGPPAYEFWGKKKEPVPLISPAMEMKQGCPYDCGLCTDHRQKTCCVLLEVTKRCDLNCPLCFASAGGDARDDLTLEEIELQFKDMMQRGGPFNIQLSGGEPGMREDLPEIIKLGRHVGFEYFQMNTNGIRIGYDRQYMHRLAEAGLNCVFLQFDGLDESVYKKLRGRELLAEKMAAIEACRREGIGVVLVPVIAPDINVDQVGKILDFALEQMPVVRGVHFQPVSYFGRYMGNAPEERFTMPDLLREIEKQTRGQMKASDFTAGNAENAYCSFSGNFIKEADGGITPWDHSNSCGCGSSDKSKEFVARQWSAPPKACTCCCEEDNLDSSSLDEFLNRLNRQTLAVSCMTFMDAWNLDLERLKECYIHISEYKDNPRLIPFCAYNLTAADGRTLYRGFRHEQEE